A section of the Rummeliibacillus pycnus genome encodes:
- a CDS encoding DUF5366 family protein: MKNPYVYGYLPLITIILFSLTFGLFTVTESIVLFKSVGVYTGMRELLSEIQMRVFLLVVFALCYFMLFSALKLIGETIHELAMLFFSKDLDGKTVHEARGGNVIFFFGSLASAIGIQSFWILLAIFIATTFIYFVYVVYKLSNYMTFSATVGVMLFEIVIWFILLTLIIYVVFKLYNGIVSSLPFS, encoded by the coding sequence ATGAAAAATCCATATGTCTACGGATATTTGCCATTAATAACGATTATATTATTTAGTCTAACTTTCGGTTTATTTACAGTGACAGAATCCATTGTACTATTCAAATCAGTTGGTGTTTATACGGGAATGCGTGAATTATTATCTGAAATACAAATGCGAGTCTTTTTATTAGTTGTATTTGCATTATGTTATTTCATGTTATTTTCAGCCTTAAAACTAATCGGAGAAACAATTCATGAACTTGCAATGCTTTTTTTCTCAAAAGATTTAGATGGAAAAACAGTACATGAAGCACGTGGAGGAAATGTCATCTTTTTCTTTGGTTCTTTAGCTTCAGCTATCGGAATTCAATCGTTTTGGATTTTATTAGCAATTTTTATTGCGACAACTTTTATTTATTTTGTTTATGTTGTATACAAATTAAGTAATTATATGACATTTAGTGCTACGGTTGGCGTTATGCTTTTTGAAATTGTTATATGGTTTATCCTTCTAACATTAATTATTTATGTAGTATTTAAACTTTATAATGGAATTGTCTCCAGCTTACCATTCTCCTAA